In one Nocardioides luteus genomic region, the following are encoded:
- a CDS encoding FAD-dependent oxidoreductase, translated as MDLSPDLLVIGGGMAGLTAAARASRDGQRVTVVEVSSDVGGSGRFAGYIWTAPTDAVMDEQNPGGDEALKRTLVERFDAAVDWIRSTGVEAGASQRILSFGQGHGFDTNQYVDTCRRMVTESGGQVLLSTTTEELLVDDGAVAGARLRLPTDEVVEIRARTTVLATGGFQADPEMREKLLGPGAGALPLRSNPNSRGDGLRLATAVGAATGLERAGFYGHLVPSGVPFKDSGDFVDLSLYYSEHALLFNLDNERFVDETLGDHLTTVALSEQPEARGLLIADARVRRDWMVPAYVEGAVSVDKFALASKRGGRTGLAESLEELEYLPEEWGYDGAAIRSAIERFNAEVAAGTTPGRKLDATPLDEPPYYVVETTPAITFPFVGVLIDERARVLAVDGAPIPGLLAAGSDTGGLWNRAYAGGLAAAIVFGLTAARTHLEGS; from the coding sequence ATGGACCTCTCCCCCGACCTCCTGGTCATCGGCGGCGGCATGGCCGGACTCACCGCCGCCGCCCGCGCATCGCGTGACGGACAGCGCGTCACCGTCGTTGAGGTCTCCTCCGACGTGGGTGGCTCCGGACGGTTCGCCGGCTACATCTGGACCGCTCCGACGGATGCGGTGATGGACGAGCAGAATCCCGGCGGCGACGAGGCCCTCAAGCGGACCCTCGTCGAGCGGTTCGACGCCGCGGTGGACTGGATCCGCAGCACCGGGGTCGAAGCCGGCGCCTCCCAGCGGATCCTCTCCTTCGGTCAGGGCCACGGCTTCGACACCAACCAGTACGTCGACACCTGCCGTCGCATGGTCACGGAGTCAGGCGGCCAGGTGCTGCTCTCGACCACGACCGAGGAGCTCCTCGTCGACGACGGTGCCGTTGCCGGCGCCCGCCTGCGGCTGCCCACGGACGAGGTCGTGGAGATCCGGGCACGTACCACGGTCCTCGCCACCGGCGGCTTCCAGGCCGACCCCGAGATGCGCGAGAAGCTGCTCGGCCCAGGTGCCGGCGCACTGCCCCTGCGGTCCAACCCGAACAGCAGGGGCGACGGACTACGTCTGGCGACGGCCGTAGGGGCCGCGACGGGCCTCGAGCGCGCCGGCTTCTACGGCCACCTGGTGCCGAGCGGCGTACCGTTCAAGGACTCCGGCGACTTCGTCGACCTCTCGCTCTACTACAGCGAGCACGCGCTGCTCTTCAACCTCGACAACGAGCGGTTCGTCGACGAGACGCTCGGCGACCACCTCACCACGGTCGCGCTGAGCGAGCAGCCGGAGGCCCGCGGACTGCTCATCGCCGACGCGCGGGTCCGTCGCGACTGGATGGTGCCGGCGTACGTCGAGGGGGCGGTGAGCGTCGACAAGTTCGCGCTCGCGTCGAAGCGGGGCGGACGCACGGGCCTGGCGGAGTCGCTCGAGGAGCTGGAGTACCTGCCGGAGGAGTGGGGCTACGACGGGGCTGCCATCCGCTCGGCGATCGAGCGCTTCAACGCGGAGGTCGCCGCGGGGACGACGCCGGGCAGGAAGCTCGACGCCACACCGCTCGACGAGCCGCCGTACTACGTCGTCGAGACCACGCCCGCGATCACGTTCCCGTTCGTCGGGGTGCTGATCGACGAGCGGGCGCGGGTCCTGGCGGTCGACGGCGCTCCGATCCCTGGCCTCCTGGCGGCCGGGTCCGACACGGGCGG
- a CDS encoding enoyl-CoA hydratase/isomerase family protein has protein sequence MVVNTDHVVLEKDGGVARVWLNRPHKKNAVTVELLHRLDEIIKEVDEDPELKVLVLRGRGNTFCSGFDLDELLENYVGNTMAMEVAVLSAQVCDRLYQMNTPSVAVLEGYVTAGGFELMISCDFAVSADDAKIGDFHIRRALFGGAGPIYRLPRMIGLRKTKELMLTGKLLSGQEAKDFDLINDSAPAEQLDQLVEDFVAPIIDKSPFAMRLTKMAINQGLDADVRSLMVMEHLAVGNALQSEDAKEGVEAFLGKREPKWVGR, from the coding sequence ATGGTTGTCAACACCGACCACGTCGTTCTCGAGAAGGACGGCGGCGTCGCCCGCGTCTGGCTCAACCGTCCGCACAAGAAGAACGCGGTCACCGTCGAGCTGCTCCACCGCCTGGACGAGATCATCAAGGAGGTCGACGAGGACCCCGAGCTGAAGGTGCTGGTGCTCCGCGGCCGCGGCAACACCTTCTGCTCCGGCTTCGACCTCGACGAGCTCCTGGAGAACTACGTCGGCAACACCATGGCCATGGAGGTCGCGGTGCTCTCCGCCCAGGTCTGCGACCGGCTCTACCAGATGAACACGCCGTCCGTCGCCGTCCTCGAGGGGTACGTCACCGCCGGCGGTTTCGAGCTGATGATCTCCTGCGACTTCGCGGTCTCCGCGGACGACGCCAAGATCGGCGACTTCCACATCCGTCGCGCCCTCTTCGGCGGCGCCGGCCCGATCTACCGCCTGCCCCGCATGATCGGTCTGCGCAAGACCAAGGAGCTCATGCTGACCGGCAAGCTCCTCTCCGGCCAGGAGGCCAAGGACTTCGACCTGATCAACGACTCGGCCCCGGCCGAGCAGCTCGACCAGCTCGTCGAGGATTTCGTCGCGCCGATCATCGACAAGAGCCCGTTCGCGATGCGGCTGACCAAGATGGCGATCAACCAGGGCCTCGACGCGGACGTCCGCTCACTGATGGTCATGGAGCACCTCGCCGTCGGCAACGCCCTCCAGTCGGAGGACGCCAAGGAGGGTGTGGAGGCCTTCCTCGGCAAGCGCGAGCCCAAGTGGGTCGGCCGCTGA
- a CDS encoding Zn-ribbon domain-containing OB-fold protein: MTDVQTPALKGSRCADCGNVAFPEARGCQRCGAVAMEPVDLGRRGTVWGFTIQRFAPKSPPYVPPADGFRPFAVGYVELPEGVKVEAVLDCADFADLEEQAPVELVATTPVPRFAATGAGSATEES, from the coding sequence GTGACGGACGTGCAGACCCCTGCCCTCAAGGGGAGCCGGTGTGCCGACTGCGGCAACGTGGCCTTCCCGGAGGCGCGGGGCTGCCAACGCTGTGGTGCGGTGGCGATGGAGCCGGTGGACCTCGGACGGCGTGGCACGGTGTGGGGCTTCACCATCCAGCGGTTTGCGCCGAAGTCGCCGCCGTACGTTCCCCCGGCCGACGGCTTCCGGCCCTTCGCGGTCGGCTACGTCGAGCTGCCCGAAGGAGTGAAGGTCGAGGCGGTCCTGGACTGCGCGGACTTCGCCGACCTCGAGGAGCAGGCGCCGGTCGAGCTGGTCGCCACCACGCCGGTGCCGCGGTTCGCCGCGACCGGCGCCGGCTCCGCGACGGAGGAGAGCTGA
- a CDS encoding thiolase family protein has product MSNVSIIGAGLSKFGRQNGVTGREMAVTAIHAALADAQLEWPDIQVAFGGSDGAGLADTLVADLGLTGIPFTNVKNGCATGGSALVSAVNAIRSGQAEVALAVGFDKHPRGAFDPRPEDWGLDLGYGEAGLMVTTQFFGIKIARYMREYGITDATLGRVAAKAYRNGSLNPNAWRRDPISEEEILSADMVNDPLTRLMFCSPGEGGAAIIVASEAAARKAGLRPVQLLSVAARTRKFGSFEVFSPAVQGHGRPSSVSADAAAAAFAMAGVTPDQIDVAQLQDTESGAEVMHLAECGFCKDGEQEDLIASGATEIGGQLPVNTDGGCIANGEPIGASGLRQVHEIVTQLRGEAGDRQVPGSPKLGFTHVYGAPGISACTVLGV; this is encoded by the coding sequence ATGTCGAACGTCTCCATCATCGGCGCCGGACTCTCGAAGTTCGGTCGCCAGAACGGGGTGACGGGCCGGGAGATGGCGGTGACGGCGATCCATGCCGCGCTCGCCGACGCCCAGCTCGAGTGGCCGGACATCCAGGTCGCCTTCGGTGGCAGCGACGGTGCCGGCCTCGCCGACACCCTCGTCGCCGACCTCGGCCTCACCGGGATCCCGTTCACCAACGTCAAGAACGGCTGCGCCACCGGCGGCAGCGCCCTGGTCTCCGCCGTCAACGCGATCCGCTCGGGACAGGCCGAGGTGGCTCTCGCGGTCGGCTTCGACAAGCACCCGCGGGGCGCCTTCGACCCGCGCCCGGAGGACTGGGGTCTCGACCTCGGCTACGGCGAGGCCGGGCTGATGGTCACCACGCAGTTCTTCGGCATCAAGATCGCCCGCTACATGCGGGAGTACGGGATCACCGACGCCACGCTCGGCCGGGTCGCCGCCAAGGCCTATCGCAACGGCTCCCTCAACCCGAACGCCTGGCGGCGCGACCCGATCAGCGAGGAGGAGATCCTCTCCGCCGACATGGTCAACGACCCGCTGACCCGGCTCATGTTCTGCTCGCCGGGCGAGGGCGGTGCGGCGATCATCGTCGCCAGCGAGGCCGCTGCTCGGAAGGCGGGCCTACGGCCCGTACAGCTGCTGTCGGTGGCCGCGCGCACCCGGAAGTTCGGCTCCTTCGAGGTCTTCAGCCCCGCCGTCCAGGGGCACGGTCGTCCCTCGAGCGTGAGCGCGGACGCGGCGGCGGCAGCGTTCGCCATGGCAGGGGTCACCCCCGACCAGATCGATGTAGCGCAGCTCCAGGACACCGAGAGCGGGGCCGAGGTGATGCACCTGGCCGAGTGCGGTTTCTGCAAGGACGGTGAGCAGGAGGACCTCATCGCCTCCGGCGCCACCGAGATCGGAGGTCAGCTGCCGGTCAACACCGACGGTGGCTGCATCGCCAACGGGGAGCCGATCGGTGCCTCCGGTCTGCGGCAGGTGCACGAGATCGTCACCCAGCTGCGCGGCGAGGCCGGCGACCGGCAGGTTCCCGGCAGCCCGAAGCTCGGCTTCACCCACGTCTACGGCGCACCCGGCATCAGCGCGTGCACCGTCCTGGGGGTGTGA
- a CDS encoding acyl-CoA dehydrogenase family protein: MIGLEEFLAEGRSWLASVADVRTTHAWGEGSDSVAVFENWTAAQERAETDRIRAYEQAKFDAGFGAITWSAEYGGRGLPVAYLLAFRRLEAEYDVPRRTEMFPVTQQLIAPTIAQWGTEEQRATYVRAMLRTDLIACQLFSETEAGSDLAAVRTRATRLDDGRWRLDGHKVWTSGARVADYGVAVTRTDPSAAKHAGLTVFIVPMDAEGVTVRPIRQMTGGTSFNEVYLDGVVLDDALRLGPEGQGWKVALTVLASERLDSGSLGLENADQAVELARNLGRPLDALERDQVADLITRSYVQRLTGMRVAAAVVSGQDPGPEASVGKLLATDTMARTSEVVRALLGAELSASSERWGTWAWTEHVLGAPGYRIAGGTDEIQHNIIAERVLGLPREPRP, encoded by the coding sequence ATGATCGGGCTGGAGGAGTTCCTGGCCGAGGGCCGCTCCTGGCTGGCCTCCGTCGCCGACGTACGCACCACCCACGCTTGGGGCGAGGGCTCGGACTCCGTCGCGGTCTTCGAGAACTGGACCGCCGCGCAGGAGCGTGCCGAGACCGATCGCATCCGGGCGTACGAGCAGGCCAAGTTCGACGCCGGGTTCGGTGCGATCACCTGGTCGGCGGAGTACGGAGGCCGTGGCCTGCCGGTCGCGTACCTGCTCGCCTTCCGGCGCCTCGAGGCCGAGTACGACGTGCCTCGGCGCACCGAGATGTTCCCGGTCACCCAGCAGCTCATCGCGCCGACCATCGCGCAGTGGGGGACCGAGGAGCAGCGGGCGACCTACGTGCGCGCCATGCTGCGTACGGATCTGATCGCCTGCCAGCTCTTCTCCGAGACCGAGGCCGGCTCCGACCTCGCGGCGGTACGCACCAGGGCGACCCGCCTGGACGACGGCCGGTGGCGGCTCGACGGGCACAAGGTCTGGACCTCGGGTGCCCGGGTCGCTGACTACGGGGTCGCGGTCACCCGCACCGATCCCTCGGCCGCCAAGCACGCCGGTCTCACGGTCTTCATCGTGCCGATGGATGCCGAGGGCGTGACCGTACGCCCGATCCGGCAGATGACGGGCGGGACGTCGTTCAACGAGGTCTACCTCGACGGGGTCGTCCTCGACGACGCCCTGCGGCTCGGCCCCGAGGGCCAGGGCTGGAAGGTCGCCCTCACCGTGCTCGCCTCCGAGCGGCTCGACTCCGGGTCCCTCGGTCTGGAGAACGCCGACCAGGCCGTCGAGCTCGCCCGCAACCTCGGCCGTCCGCTCGACGCGCTCGAGCGCGACCAGGTCGCCGACCTGATCACCCGCAGCTACGTGCAACGGCTCACCGGGATGCGCGTCGCCGCGGCCGTGGTCTCGGGTCAGGACCCGGGCCCCGAGGCGTCGGTCGGCAAGCTCCTCGCCACCGACACCATGGCGCGCACCTCGGAGGTCGTGCGTGCCCTGCTCGGTGCCGAGCTCAGCGCGAGCTCCGAGCGATGGGGCACCTGGGCGTGGACCGAGCACGTCCTGGGCGCTCCCGGCTACCGGATCGCGGGCGGCACCGACGAGATCCAGCACAACATCATCGCCGAGCGGGTGCTCGGCCTGCCCCGGGAGCCACGCCCATGA
- a CDS encoding phosphotransferase family protein, whose product MTEQPYELELGPRIADVLRDRTGLTGIGELAVLPGGHSGLTYRLPVGEGRDLVVKAVPRGQRSIGRHDMLKQARIMSALAETDVPVPPVRAVDETEPAWFAVDFIHGESIEPTLDDPAIAPDVAAARMLRAAEILPRLHRVPVASLPAGGDPLTPQEELARWSKTMGAVPAELVPGAADLEERLARRVPDALDVTLVHGDYRLGNIICVGNEPAAIIDWEIWSLGDPRVELGWFLVFADGSNFPGVGREVPGLPSEEALLEAYAAGGRAPEAMAWFNALGRFKMAAIMGHNLRRHREGRHHDPDQERLPDTIVRLISSGLERLG is encoded by the coding sequence ATGACCGAGCAGCCCTACGAGCTCGAGCTCGGCCCCCGCATCGCCGACGTCCTGCGGGACCGGACGGGCCTGACCGGGATCGGCGAGCTCGCCGTCCTCCCCGGTGGCCACTCCGGCCTCACCTACCGGCTTCCGGTGGGGGAGGGCCGCGACCTCGTGGTCAAGGCCGTCCCTCGCGGTCAGCGGTCCATCGGCCGCCACGACATGCTCAAGCAGGCGCGGATCATGAGCGCGCTGGCCGAGACCGACGTACCGGTGCCACCGGTGCGCGCCGTCGACGAGACCGAGCCGGCCTGGTTCGCCGTCGACTTCATCCACGGGGAGTCGATCGAGCCGACTCTCGACGACCCGGCGATCGCCCCCGATGTCGCCGCCGCCCGGATGCTGCGGGCCGCGGAGATCCTGCCGCGGCTCCACCGGGTCCCGGTCGCGAGCCTGCCGGCCGGCGGGGATCCGCTGACCCCGCAGGAGGAGCTCGCCCGATGGTCCAAGACGATGGGCGCGGTCCCCGCCGAGCTCGTCCCGGGTGCGGCCGACCTCGAGGAGCGGCTCGCCCGCCGCGTACCGGATGCGCTGGACGTCACGCTCGTGCACGGTGACTACCGGCTCGGCAACATCATCTGCGTCGGCAACGAGCCCGCCGCGATCATCGACTGGGAGATCTGGAGCCTCGGCGACCCCCGCGTCGAGCTCGGCTGGTTCCTCGTCTTCGCCGACGGCTCGAACTTCCCCGGGGTCGGTCGCGAGGTGCCTGGCCTGCCCAGTGAGGAGGCACTGCTCGAGGCGTACGCAGCAGGCGGCCGTGCCCCCGAGGCGATGGCCTGGTTCAACGCTCTGGGCCGCTTCAAGATGGCCGCGATCATGGGCCACAACCTGCGGCGGCACCGCGAGGGCAGGCACCACGACCCGGACCAGGAGCGCCTGCCCGACACCATCGTCCGGCTCATCAGCAGCGGACTCGAGCGGCTCGGCTGA
- a CDS encoding acyl-CoA dehydrogenase family protein, translated as MDFALSPRTEELKVELERFMSEHVYPAEPVYDAQIAENDNPHEQPQIMRDLQKIARDRGLWNLFMTHGDRGAGLTNLEYAPLAEIVGRSIIGNEAINCSAPDTGNMEILAMYATPEQQRQWLDPLLACEIRSAFAMTEPEVASSDATNITSTITRDGDEYVLNGRKWYTSGILDPDCKLVIFMGKSDPDGPTYRQQSMILVPADAPGIEVLRDLPMFGYRDRLGHGEVQFTDVRVPAANMLGEEGDGFKIAQGRLGPGRMHYAMRAIGFAERALDLMCRRALSRVAFKEPLAERGVVREWIARSRMEIDQIRLLTFRAAWLMDTQGNKSARSDVAAIKVAAMETAHRVVDRAVQVHGAAGVSDDTVLARLYAITRALQIADGPNEVHLRTMARLELKKHEAGA; from the coding sequence ATGGACTTCGCACTCTCGCCGCGGACCGAGGAGCTCAAGGTCGAGCTCGAACGGTTCATGAGCGAGCACGTCTACCCGGCCGAGCCGGTCTACGACGCGCAGATCGCCGAGAACGACAACCCCCACGAGCAGCCGCAGATCATGCGCGACCTGCAGAAGATCGCTCGCGACCGCGGGCTCTGGAACCTCTTCATGACCCATGGCGACCGTGGCGCCGGGCTCACCAACCTGGAGTACGCCCCGCTGGCCGAGATCGTCGGCCGCTCCATCATCGGCAACGAGGCGATCAACTGCTCCGCCCCGGACACCGGCAACATGGAGATCCTGGCGATGTACGCCACCCCGGAGCAGCAGCGGCAGTGGCTCGACCCGCTGCTCGCCTGTGAGATCCGGTCCGCCTTCGCGATGACCGAGCCGGAGGTGGCCAGCTCGGACGCCACCAACATCACCTCGACGATCACCCGCGACGGGGACGAGTACGTCCTCAACGGCCGCAAGTGGTACACCTCCGGCATCCTCGATCCGGACTGCAAGCTCGTGATCTTCATGGGCAAGTCGGATCCGGACGGCCCGACGTACCGGCAGCAGAGCATGATCCTGGTGCCGGCGGACGCTCCCGGCATCGAGGTGCTGCGCGACCTGCCGATGTTCGGCTACCGCGACCGGCTCGGCCACGGCGAGGTGCAGTTCACCGACGTACGGGTGCCGGCGGCCAACATGCTCGGCGAGGAGGGCGACGGCTTCAAGATCGCCCAGGGACGGCTCGGTCCGGGCCGGATGCACTACGCGATGCGGGCCATCGGCTTCGCCGAGCGGGCGCTCGACCTGATGTGCCGGCGGGCGCTCTCCCGGGTCGCCTTCAAGGAGCCGCTGGCCGAGCGCGGGGTCGTCCGCGAGTGGATCGCGCGGAGCCGGATGGAGATCGACCAGATCCGGCTGCTCACCTTCCGCGCCGCCTGGCTGATGGACACCCAGGGCAACAAGTCCGCCCGCTCCGACGTGGCGGCGATCAAGGTCGCCGCGATGGAGACCGCGCACCGGGTCGTCGACCGCGCCGTACAGGTCCATGGCGCCGCCGGGGTCAGCGACGACACCGTCCTCGCTCGTCTCTACGCGATCACCCGTGCCCTCCAGATCGCCGACGGTCCCAACGAGGTACACCTGCGCACCATGGCCCGCCTGGAGCTGAAGAAGCACGAGGCCGGCGCATGA
- a CDS encoding SDR family NAD(P)-dependent oxidoreductase has product MSGELAGKVALVTGATRGLGLAIAQALAAEGAAVVVSSRKEDACREVAEKIAATYGVEALALPLHVGHWDEIEPAVATVVERLGHLDILVNNAGIAPLAPSLLEVTEALLEKTMEINLKGPFRLMAVAGAHMRERGAGSIINISSIGAVRPSPAEAMYAAAKNGLNALTQAFAQEYAPHVRVNCVLPGAFETDMAAGWDEEFLDLVTRNLPAGRLGRPEEVASMVVHLAGDRSGYTTGSLIAVDGGRTAVY; this is encoded by the coding sequence ATGAGCGGGGAGCTGGCCGGCAAGGTCGCCCTGGTGACCGGTGCGACCCGTGGCCTCGGTCTCGCGATCGCGCAGGCGCTCGCGGCCGAGGGGGCCGCGGTCGTCGTGTCGAGCCGCAAGGAGGACGCCTGCCGCGAGGTCGCCGAGAAGATCGCTGCGACGTACGGCGTCGAGGCGCTCGCCCTGCCGCTGCACGTCGGTCACTGGGACGAGATCGAGCCGGCCGTCGCGACGGTGGTCGAACGCCTCGGGCACCTCGACATCCTGGTCAACAACGCCGGGATCGCGCCGCTCGCACCGTCGTTGCTCGAGGTCACCGAGGCGCTCCTGGAGAAGACGATGGAGATCAATCTCAAGGGTCCGTTCCGGCTGATGGCCGTCGCCGGCGCCCACATGCGTGAGCGCGGAGCCGGCTCGATCATCAACATCTCCAGCATCGGTGCCGTACGTCCGAGCCCGGCCGAGGCGATGTACGCCGCCGCCAAGAACGGCCTCAACGCGCTCACCCAGGCCTTCGCCCAGGAGTACGCCCCGCACGTGCGGGTCAACTGCGTGCTGCCCGGTGCGTTCGAGACCGACATGGCCGCCGGCTGGGACGAGGAGTTCCTCGACCTCGTCACCCGCAACCTGCCGGCCGGCCGGCTCGGCAGGCCCGAGGAGGTCGCGAGCATGGTCGTCCATCTCGCCGGCGACCGCTCGGGCTACACCACCGGCTCCCTCATCGCCGTCGACGGCGGCCGTACCGCCGTCTACTGA
- a CDS encoding SDR family NAD(P)-dependent oxidoreductase produces MDLPHAFDLSGRVAIVSGASSGLGEGFARSLAAAGATVFAAARRVERLEQLAAEVANVVPVRCDVTDDEDRRALVAAASAHGPIDLLVNNAGRAGGPDALAETVPEFESLLQLNVVAGFALSAEVVRSLPPEHPSSIINISSVVGLGSTAPIGGAGYAASKAAVIGMTRELAGQWGRRGIRVNAVVPGWFDTEMTDGLFTNDKSATWVRRGTMLNRGGRDGEVDGAVLFLASDAASYVTGQVLVVDGGWTAK; encoded by the coding sequence ATGGACCTGCCACACGCCTTTGACCTGAGCGGTCGCGTCGCCATCGTGAGCGGCGCCTCGTCCGGGCTGGGGGAGGGCTTCGCGCGGTCGCTCGCGGCCGCCGGCGCGACGGTGTTCGCGGCCGCGCGCCGGGTCGAGCGTCTGGAGCAGCTCGCGGCCGAGGTGGCGAACGTGGTCCCGGTCCGTTGCGACGTCACCGACGACGAGGACCGCCGGGCCCTCGTCGCCGCCGCGTCCGCCCACGGGCCGATCGACCTCCTGGTCAACAACGCCGGCCGAGCCGGTGGCCCCGACGCGCTGGCGGAGACGGTGCCGGAGTTCGAGAGCCTGCTGCAGCTCAACGTCGTCGCCGGCTTCGCCCTCTCCGCCGAGGTCGTCAGGTCGCTGCCTCCCGAGCACCCCTCCTCGATCATCAACATCTCCTCCGTCGTCGGCCTCGGCTCCACGGCCCCCATCGGCGGAGCCGGGTACGCCGCGTCCAAGGCCGCGGTGATCGGGATGACCCGCGAGCTCGCCGGACAGTGGGGCCGTCGCGGGATCCGGGTCAACGCGGTGGTGCCGGGATGGTTCGATACCGAGATGACCGATGGGCTGTTCACGAACGACAAGTCGGCGACGTGGGTACGCCGCGGCACCATGCTCAACCGTGGTGGCCGCGACGGCGAGGTCGACGGAGCCGTCCTCTTCCTCGCCTCGGACGCCGCCTCGTACGTCACGGGGCAGGTCCTCGTCGTCGACGGCGGATGGACCGCGAAATGA
- a CDS encoding NAD(P)-dependent alcohol dehydrogenase, with amino-acid sequence MTETMLAVRFEAWGERARLRKVPIPEPGPDGVLLQVTAAGICHSDLHVEDSPPGRLPFSLPFTLGHEVAGTVVAVGDDADPGWIGRAVVVHGVWGCGTCRRCRAGRENYCLERPPAIGNGLGYDGGLAEFMVVPSTRYLVPADGLDPVQAAPLTDAALTAYHALKPFLPELDAESRALVVGAGGLGHFAVQLLAQTAARIVVVDPKQAARELASELGAHETLPDLEAAAPTAATPTTRFDAVFDFVAAESTMAAAVSLLAPGGSVRVVGGAGGVLPVGKDLGFPQGWSVSAPFWGPKPDLAAVVELARAGRLHAHTETFPLTGAIEAYDRLRSGEIRGRAVVIPATMTSRT; translated from the coding sequence ATGACCGAGACGATGCTCGCGGTACGTTTCGAGGCCTGGGGCGAACGCGCCCGCCTGCGCAAGGTCCCGATCCCCGAGCCCGGCCCCGACGGCGTGCTCCTCCAGGTGACGGCCGCCGGGATCTGCCACTCCGACCTGCACGTCGAGGACTCGCCACCCGGCCGGCTGCCGTTCTCGCTCCCGTTCACGCTCGGGCACGAGGTCGCCGGCACCGTCGTCGCCGTCGGTGACGACGCCGACCCGGGCTGGATCGGCCGTGCCGTGGTCGTCCACGGCGTCTGGGGCTGCGGCACCTGCCGCCGGTGCCGCGCCGGCCGGGAGAACTACTGCCTCGAGCGACCGCCCGCGATCGGCAACGGTCTCGGGTACGACGGCGGCCTGGCGGAGTTCATGGTGGTCCCGTCCACCCGGTATCTGGTGCCGGCCGACGGCCTCGACCCGGTGCAGGCGGCTCCGCTCACGGATGCGGCACTCACGGCGTACCACGCTCTCAAGCCCTTCCTGCCCGAGCTCGACGCGGAGTCACGCGCGCTCGTCGTCGGAGCCGGCGGCCTCGGCCACTTCGCGGTCCAGCTCCTCGCCCAGACGGCGGCCAGGATCGTCGTGGTCGACCCGAAGCAGGCGGCCCGCGAGCTGGCCTCCGAGCTCGGCGCCCACGAGACGCTGCCCGACCTGGAGGCGGCGGCCCCCACGGCCGCGACGCCGACAACCCGGTTCGACGCGGTCTTCGACTTCGTTGCGGCCGAGTCGACCATGGCCGCCGCGGTCTCGCTCCTCGCCCCCGGCGGCTCGGTCCGGGTCGTCGGCGGCGCCGGTGGTGTCCTGCCGGTCGGCAAGGATCTCGGCTTCCCGCAGGGCTGGTCGGTCTCGGCGCCCTTCTGGGGACCCAAGCCCGATCTGGCGGCTGTCGTCGAGCTCGCCCGTGCCGGACGGCTGCACGCCCACACCGAGACGTTCCCGCTCACCGGCGCGATCGAGGCCTACGACCGGCTCCGATCCGGCGAGATCCGTGGCCGCGCCGTCGTGATCCCCGCCACAATGACCTCGCGCACGTGA